The genome window CAAGTGGTCATTATGTCGATAAAAAAACCGATCAAGCACTACCTCCAGTTCTCCGATTTCACGTTGGAAGAGTACGAATATGTGATCGAACGCGCCCATCTGATCAAGCGCAAGTTCAAGAATTACGAAATCTACCATCCACTGATCGACCGCACCCTGGTGATGGTCTTTGAAAAGAACTCCACCCGCACGCGATTGTCGTTCGAAGCCGGCATGCACCAGCTGGGCGGCGCCGCCATCTACCTGAACACGCGCGATTCCCAGTTGGGCCGCGGCGAGCCGGTGGAAGACGCGGGCCAGGTCATGTCGCGCATGTGCGACATCATCATGGTGCGCACATTTGGCCAGGAAATCATCGAGCGTTTCGCCGCCAATTCGCGCGTGCCGGTGATCAATGGCCTGACCAATGAACACCACCCGTGCCAGGTGTTTGCCGACATCTTCACCTATATCGAACACCGCGGCTCGATCGCCGGCAAGGTCGTCGCCTGGATCGGCGACGCCAACAACATGCTGTACTCGTGGCTGCAGGCGGCCGAAGTGTTCGGCTTCCACGTCAACGTATCGACGCCGCAGGGCTACGACATCGACTTGTCGCAAGTCAAGACCGAGCGCTACACCTTCTTCGCCGACCCGTCCGACGCCTGTGCAGGCGCGCACCTGGTCAACACAGACGTGTGGACCAGCATGGGCTACGAAGCGGAAAACGCGGCCCGCATCGCCGCCTTCGACGGCTGGATCGTCGATGGCGCGAAGATGGCCCGCGCCGCGCCCGACGCCCTGTTCATGCACTGCCTGCCCGCCCACCGCGGCGAGGAAGTGGCCGCCGAGGTGATCGACGGCCCGCAATCGGTGGTGTGGGACGAGGCGGAAAACCGTCTGCACGTGCAAAAAGCGCTGATCGAATACCTGTTACTGGGTAAAATCCAATAATTCGCCAGGCACTGCAAGCATTCTGGCAGCATCGCAATACATACATCGACAACGACAACTGGAAGCAATATGAGCGACATTAAAAAAGTAGTCCTGGCCTATTCCGGCGGACTCGACACCTCCGTCATCCTGAAATGGCTGCAAGATAACTACCAGTGCGAAATCGTCACCTTCACGGCCGACCTGGGCCAGGGCGAAGAACTGGAACCGGCGCGCGCCAAGGCCATCAAATTCGGCATCAAGCCGGAAAACATCCATATCGAAGACGTACGCGAAGAATTCGTGCGCGATTTCGTCTTCCCGATGTTCCGCGCCAATACCGTGTACGAAGGCGAATACCTGCTGGGCACCTCGATCGCCCGCCCGCTGATCGCCAAGCGCCTGATCGAAATCGCCAACGCCACCGGCGCCGACGCCATCTCGCACGGCGCGACCGGCAAGGGCAACGACCAGGTGCGTTTCGAACTGGGCGCCTACGCGCTGAAGCCTGGCGTGAAAATCATCGCCCCATGGCGCGAGTGGGATCTGCTGTCGCGCGAAAAGCTGCTGAAGTACGCGGAAGACGCCGGCATCGACATCGACATGAAGCACAAGAACGGCGGCGCGCCGTACTCGATGGACGCCAACTTGCTGCACATCAGCTTTGAAGGCCGTCACCTGGAAAACCCGAGCGCCGAAGCGGAAGAAAGCATGTGGCGCTGGACCGTCAGCCCTGAAAAGGCGCCGGACGAAGCGGAATATCTGGACATCGAATACGAAAAAGGCGACATCGTCGCCATCAACGGCGTGCGCATGTCGCCCGCCACCGTGCTGGCCGAACTGAACAAAGTTGGCGGCAAGCATGGCGTGGGACGCCTGGACCTGGTGGAAAACCGCTACGTCGGCATGAAATCGCGCGGCTGCTATGAAACCCCGGGCGGCACCATCATGCTCAAAGCCCACCGCGCCATCGAATCGATCACCCTGGACCGCGAAGTGGCCCACCTGAAAGATGACCTGATGCCGCGCTACGCGTCGATGATCTACAACGGCTACTGGTGGGCGCCCGAGCGCGTCGCCCTGCAAACCCTGATCGACCACACGCAGGAAACCGTGAACGGCTGGGTACGCATCAAGCTGTATAAAGGCAATGTCATCGTCGTCTCGCGCGATTCGAAAACGGATTCGCTGTTCGACATGAACATCGCCACCTTCGACGAAGACGGCGGCGCCTACAACCAGGCCGACGCCGGCGGCTTCATCAAACTGAACGCCTTGCGCATGCGCATCGCCGCCATCGCCCGCGAAAAACGCGGCCAGAAATAATTGCTTACCGGGCGGCACCGCCTCCCGCGCCAAGCGAAAGCCGCCCACGGGCGGCTTTTTTACGTCTGAAACGCACTCGGCCGCGATTTACGGCCCTGCAACTCCCGTATCCCCCCCCCGTTTTGCTGTCCCCGTGGCAAAATGCTACAGTGCAATTTAGTCGAAACTTCCCGCTTCCGGAGCCCCCATGTTCAAAGACCTGAGTATCAAGAATAAACTGTACCTGGGCTTCGGCTCCATCGTGGCCATCATCCTGATCCTGCTGGGCGTCGCCTACAACAGCTTTTCGCGCCTGTCGGAAGCAAATGCATGGGACCGCCACACGATGGACGTGCTGGTCGAGATCGACAAGATCCACAATTCCATCCTGCAAATCCAGGTGGAAGTGCGCGGTTTCATCCTGACCGGCAATGAAGCCTCACTGACGCCGGAAACGGACGAGACGGCAGTGCTGAACCAGCACACGCAAAAAGCCATCGCCATGACGGTCGACAACAAGCAGCAGTCGGAACGCTTCCGCAAGATCGACCAGCTGACCACGACCTGGGTCAAGGACTGGATCAATCCGCTGATCGAAAAACGCCGCGCGCTGGGCAATGGCCCGGGTGCCACGGAAGCGGTGGCGCGCAGCATGCCGCCGACCGGCTACCCGGCCGTTGCGCAAGCCAACAAGCTGCTCGACGAAGTGGCGGCCGAAGAGTCCCGTTTGCTGGCCGAACGCACGGCCACCACCGCCAGGCTGCAGGAAACCATGCTGCTGACCCTGGCGCTGGGCGGCCTGCTGTGCGTCGTGCTGGCGCTGGGCATTTCCTATCTGCTGGGCCGTTCCATCCTCGGTCCGCTGAACAACCTGACGGATGCCGTCGGGCGCATCGCCGCCGGCGAACAGAACGCGCGCGCCGCCATCCTCTCGCGCGACGAGCTGGGCAAGGTGACGGAAGAATTCAACCGCATGGCGCAAACCATCCAGGACAACCAGGCCAATGAACTGGCCGCGACCAACAGCTTGCGGGCCAAGGTCGATTCGCTGCTGGAAGTGGTCTCAAAAGCTGCCTCGGGCGACCTGACGGGCAAGGTCAGCATCACGGGCAGCGACGCCATCGGTCAGCTGGGCAACGGCCTGGCGAAGATGTTCGAAAACCTGCGCAGCCTGCTCAACAATGTGCAAAAGGCCGGCATCCAGGTGACGACGTCGGCCACGGAAATCGCCGCCTCGGCACGCCAGCAGGAAGCGACCGGCATCGAGCAGGCGCAAACCAGCGTGGAAATTCTCAGCACCACCAAGGAAATCTCGGCCAATACGAGCCAGTTACTCAAAACCATGGAAGACGCCACGGCCGTGGCCGACTACACGACGAATGCCACGGCCGAAGCGCAAAACAACCTCAAGCGCATGGATTCGACCATGCAGCACATGGTCTCGGCCACCGATTCCATCAACGCCAAGCTGGCCGCCCTGTCGGAAAAGGCCAGCAATATCAATAGCGTCCTGATCACCATCACGAAGGTGGCCGACCAGACCAACATCCTCTCGCTGAACGCCGCCATCGAGGCGGAAAAAGCGGGCGAAGCGGGCCGCGGCTTCTCCGTGGTGGCCACGGAAATTCGCCGCCTGGCCGACCAGACCTCTGTTTCCACCTGGGATATCGAGCAAATGCTCAAGGAAATGCAGTCGGCCGTATCGGCCAGCGTGATGGGCATGGATAAATTCTCTGAGGAAATTCGACGCAGCGTGGGCGAAGTGCGGCAAGTGGCCGAGCAGCTGTCGTCCGTGATGGACCAGGTGCAGAAACTCACGCCGCAATTCGACGCCGTGCTGCAAGGCATGCAGTCGCAAGCGATAGGCGCGTCGCAGATTTCCGACACCATGATGCAGCTCAACGACGCCACCCAGCAAACGGTGGAATCCTTGAAAGCCACCAGCGAGGCGGTGCACCAGCTGCAATATGCGGCGGGCGACCTGCAGTCGAGCGTCTCGACCTTCGCCGTCACCATCTGATCCCATGAAAGTGCTGCTCTTTCACATCGGACGCGACCGCTATGGCCTGCCCCTGGCCGGCATCGTGCGCGTCTTGCCGCTGCTGGAACTGAAACAGTTGCCGCTCACGCCAGACTATGTGGCCGGCCTGATGGACTTGCACGGCACGCCCGTGCCCGTGATCGACCTGTCGCGCCTGGCCGGGCTGCCGGCCGCCGCCGCGCAGTTCGACACGCGCATCGTCATCGTCGACTACCGCACGCCTGGCGGCGCCACGCATGCGCTGGGCTTGATGACCTCGCAGGTGCGCGGCATCGCCGACATCGACCCGCAAGGGCTTGAAGACAGCGGCGTGGCGACGGCGCCGTTCCTGGGCCAGGTGGCCAGCGACGCCGACGGCATCGTGCAACTGGTCGAACTGGAACACCTGCTGCCGCCCGACGTGCGCGCGCTGCTGTTTCAAGACGCGAGCGCGGCATGACGGCGCAAACCCTGCTGCGCCGCGCGACCGGCCTGTCCGTCTCCAAAGCCGTGGCCGAACGGGCCGTCGGCCAGCGCATGGAGCAGACGGGCTTCAGCGACAGCGAAGCCTACCTGCGGGCGCTCACGCCGGCCGAAATGACCCAATTGATCGAACTGGTGGTGGTGCCCGAATCGTGGCTGTTCCGCGATCCGCAGGCGTTTTACGCCACCGTCGAACTGGTGCAGGAACGCTGGGCACGCGGGCGCGCCACGCGCATCCTCTCGATTCCGTGCGCGGGCGGCGAGGAACCGTATTCGATGGCCATGGCGCTGCGCGACGGCGGCGTGCCGAAACAGGCGTTCAGCATCGATGCGTATGACCTCAGTCCCGGCTGCATCGAACGGGCGCAGGCGGGCGTGTATGGCCGCAACGCCTTCCGCGCGCAGGACGTGGCCTTCCGCGAACGGTATTTCACGCACGTGGCCGATGAAGCCTACCGCCTCATCGAAGCCCTGCGCGAACAGGTGACCTTCAGGCAGGGCAACCTGCTGCAGTTCGATACCGCCACCTACAGCCGCCATTACGACGTCATCTTCTGCCGCAACCTGCTGATTTATTTCGACAAGCCGACCACGCGCGCGGCCATCGCCAATCTGTCCGCCCTGCTGGCCGACGACGGCATGCTGCTGGCCGGCTATGCGGAAGTGCCCTCGTTCTGCCAGAATGGCTTTGCGACGCTGCAGTTCCGCCAGGCCTTCGCGCTGAAAAAGGAAGCCACGCCACCGGCCGCCGTGATCCAGGTGGCCGCTTTGCCGCCGCCGACGCGCGCGCTGCGCAGCGTGCCGCCCGCGCCACGGCCCGCGCCGGCCCGCGTCGCATTTGCTCCGGCGGCGCGTCCGCGCCCCGTACCTGTGCAGGCGCCGCAGCCACCGGCGGATCTGCTGGCCGAGGCACGCCTGCTGGCCGACCGTGGCCAGTTGCGCGAAGCGGGCGAAAAATGCCACGCCCACCTGGCCCGCGTACCCGAAGCGGCGGAAGCGTATTTCATGCTGGGCATGATCAATGAACTGGCCGGCAAGATGGACCTGGCCGACGACTACTGGCGCCGCTGCATCTATTTGCAACCGGACCATTACGAGGCGCTGTGCCACCTGTCCCTGCTGGCAGAACGCAATGGCAACCACACGGCCGCCGCCACCCTGAAGGCGCGCGCGGCGCGCATCTACCAGCGCCGCCAGGCGTCCAACTAAGGGGCACGCATGACCAATCTCATCGCCACCGAGTCCCTCGCCAGCATCGACGACTGCTGGAACCATATCGGCGTGGTCGGCGACCAGAGCTGTCCCAAACTGCCCGCCAACGTCCATTGCCGCAACTGCGACGTGTATGCGGGCGCCGCCCAGCGCAACCTGCAGCGGCCCGTGGATGAACACTACCGGCGCGACTGGGCCAGCCACTTCCGCCAGGTCGATGCGGGCGGCGAAGTGCGCGACAGCTCGGCGCTGGTGTTTCGCATCGGCCGCGAATGGCTGGCGCTGCCCACGCGCGTGTTCGACGCCGTGGCGCCGCAAGCGAAGCCGCACGTGCTGCCGCACCGCAGCGGGCGCGGCCTGTCTGGCATCGTCAATATCGGCGGCAAGCTGTATCCGTGCATGTCGCTGGCCAGTTTGCTGGGCATCGACGAACAGGGTGCGCCCGCGGCCCGCGGCCGCCACACGTTTGCGCGCCTGCTGCTGATGCGCTGGGAAGAGCAAGCCTATGCCCTGCCCGTGGCCGACCTGCACGGCATCGTGCGCTACGCGTCGGGCAGCGTGCAAACGCCTGCGGCCACCATCAACAAGGGCCTGTCGCGCTTCCTGTCTTGTGTCATCACCGAGGGCGACATGCGCATCGGCTGCCTCGACACGGCGCTGATCGGCTTTCAACTTGCGAGACTATTACGATGAGCCAGGACCAGTACGGCGACCTGAGTGCCTTTTCCATGCTGGACCTGTTCCGCATGGAGGCGGACAGCCAGACCCAGATTCTCACCGATGGCTTGCTGGCCATGGAGCGCCATGCGGGCGACGCGGCCGCCGTCGAATCGATGATGCGCGCGGCGCACTCGATCAAGGGCGCCGCCGCCATCGTCGGCCTGCAAGTGGTGGTGCAACTGGCGCACGGCATGGAAGACAGCTTTGTCGCCGCCCAGCATGGCCGCTTGAAACTCACGCCGGAGCGGGTCGACGTGCTGCTGTCGGGCGTCGACCTGATCGTGCAACTGTCACGCCTGGACGATGCGGGCGCCGAAGCGTGGCTGGCCGCCAACGCGACGCAGATCAACCAGACCCTGAACGCCATCGCCGGCATCGCCGAGTTGCCGGAGCTGCCAGCCCTGCCCTCGGCGCCCGCGCCAGCTCCCTTGCCGCCGGAAGCGGCCGAACCACAGGCCCCCGTGGCCAGCGGCCTGGCGGGAGAGGAAGCGGAAACGGCCGCCCCGGCGCCGCGTACCGGTGCCGCGCCAGCCAAGACCCAGGCGCAGAACTTCGACAAACTGCTGTCGCTGGCCAGCGAATCGCGCATCAATGCGCACCAGATGCACCCGTTCATCGGCGCGCTGCAGCGCTTCAAGCGCAACCAGAGCAGTCTGTTTTCCGCCATCGAACACCTGCATGAGGCCATTGCCCGCTCGGGCGATCCGGGCCTGATGGAAAGGTCCCTGCTGGCGCTGCACAAGACGCAGCCGCTGAAGCAGTTCATGCTCGAGCACATCGCCGACATCGAAACCTATGAGCGGCGCCTGCTGGCCGTCTCGCAGGGCATGGTCGACGAAGTGCTGGCCCTGCGCATGCGTCCTTTCCGCGACGGCATCCATGCTTTTCCCCGCATGGTGCGCGACCTGGCGCGCAGCCTGGGCAAGGAAGTGCAGCTGGAGATCGACGGCGAAGACACGCTGGTCGACCGCGACATCCTGGCGAAGATCGAAAGCCCGCTGAACCACATGCTGAGGAATGCCATCGACCATGGCATGGAAGGCCCGTACGAGCGCATCGACGCGGGCAAGGAAGCAATGGGCACGATACGCATGGAAGCGCGCCACCGCGCCGGCATGCTGAGCATCGAGATCAGCGACGACGGGCGCGGCGTCGACCTGGAAAAAATCCGCCAGTCCGTCATCGAGCGCAAGATGGCCAGCCCCGCCATGGCCGCCGCGCTGTCGCCGGGCGAGCTACTGGAATTCCTGTTCCTGCCCGCCTTCAGCCTGAAAGCGACGGCCAACCAGTTGTCCGGACGCGGCGTGGGCCTCGATATCGTGCACGAGACGATACGCCAGCAAAACGGCACGGTGCGCCTGGAATCGGAGCCGGGGCGGGGCTTCCGCGCCCTGATTACCCTGCCGCTGACGCAGTCGATCGTGCGCGCGCTGGTGATCGACATCCAGGGCGAGGCCTACGCCATCCCCATCGTCAAGGTGGAAAGCGTGGTGCGCGTGCCGCAAGCGGCCATCCATACCCTGGAAAACAAGCAATTCTTTGAACTCAAGGGCGAGCATCTGGGCCTTGTGTCGGCGGCGCAGGTGCTGGAGCTGGGCGAAACGCCCGGCAGCGCCGACGATTTGCCGGTGGTGGTGATCGGGCGCGGCAAGCAGAGCTATGCGCTGGTGGTCGACGCCATCCGCGGCGAGCAAAGCCTGGCGGTGCAGGCCATCGATCCGATCTTCGGCAAGATGCGCGACATTTCCGCCGCCGCCCTGCTCGACGACGGCGAGCCGGTGCTGATCCTCGACGTGCCCGATTTGTTGCTGTCGATCGACAAACTGCTGCACGAGGGCGGCCTGCACCAGCTGGCGCAGGCGGGCCACGCGCAGCAGCGCCGCGCCAAGCGCATCCTCGTCGTCGACGATTCGCTGACGGTGCGCGAGATGGAGCGCAAGTTGCTGCTGGCGCGCGGCTTCGAGGTCGACGTGGCCATCGACGGCATCGACGGCTGGAACGTGGTGCGCAGCGGCGAGTACGACCTGGTGATCACCGACGTCGACATGCCGCGCATGGATGGCATCGAGCTGGTCTCGCTGATCAAGAAGGACCTGCACCTGCACAAGCTGCCGGTGATGATCGTCTCGTACAAGGACCGCCCGGAAGACCGCGCGCGCGGCCTGTCCGCCGGCGCCGATTATTATCTGACCAAAGGCAGCTTCCACGACGAGACCTTGCTCGACGCGGTGGCCGACCTGATAGGAGATGCCAGCTTATGAGTCGTACTTCATGAAAATTGCCATTGTTAACGATGTCGCCATGGCCGCCGAGGCCCTGCGCCGAGTGGTCGCCAGCACGCAGGAGCACCAGGTGCTGTGGATCGCCCGCACGGGACTGGAGGCAGTGCGCATGTGCGAGGGCAACCGTCCCGACCTGATCCTGATGGACCTGAACATGCCGGAGATGGATGGCGTGGAAGCGACGCGCCTGATCATGGAGCAAAGCCCGTGCGCCATCCTGGTGGTCACGGGGCGCCCGCAGGACAATGTCAATCAGGTGTTCCGCGCGCTGGGCGCCGGCGCGCTCGACGTCACGGCCACGCCCGTGCTGCAAGGGGAAGTGGGCGGCGACAGCGAACTGCTGGCCAAGATCAAGACCATCGGCAAGCTGATACGCCACAGCGCCGAAGCGCCGCCGCCGCGCCAGGCAAACGGCAATGGCGGCGAACGGGGCGACGGCCAGGTGTCGACCCTGCTGGCCATCGGCGCCTCGACGGGCGGGCCGTCAGCGGTGGCCAAGGTGCTGTCCGGCTGGACGGCGCCGCCCGGCTGCGCCATCGTGGTGGTGCAACATATCGATGAAACCTTTGCCTCGCACTTCGCCAAATGGCTGGACGATCAATTGGACATGCCGGTGCGCGTGATCGCCGAGGGCGACGAACTGGTGGCCGGCAGCGTGCTGGTCGCCAGGACCAATGATCACTTGCTGCTAGATCAAAATTATCGTTTGGGTTACGATGCGGCACCACGCGACTATGTTTACCGTCCTTCCGTCGATGTCTTCTTTCATTGCGTGGCACAGCACTGGCGCGGCGACGCCATCGGCGTGTTGCTCACAGGCATGGGCCGCGATGGCGGCGACGGCTTGCTGGCCATGCGCCGCGCGGGCAAGACGACGATAGCGCAAGACCAGGCCAGCAGTGCCGTGTATGGCATGCCGCGCGCCGCGGCCGAACTCGATGCAGCGCAACAAATCCTGCCATTGGATAGAATAGGCGCCAGCCTGCGCAACCGCCTGGGCGCAAAACTCAACAATGGGTGGGAGCCCTCCCCTAACATCTGAAAAGAATGCAATGCCAGAATTTTCCTCCAGTTTCACCCTGCATGAGCCCGCATTGACCGAATTCAAGGTCAGCGTGCTGCTGGTGGACGACCAGTTGATCATTGCTGAGGCAATCCGGCGCATGCTGAGCGACCAGCAGGATATCGAGTTTCATTACGTGACCGACGCCACGCAGGCGCTGGACACGGCGCTGCGCTTGCAACCGACCGTCATCCTGCAAGACCTGGTGCTGCCGGGCATCGACGGCTTCGCGCTGATCCAGCTGTACCGCGAACACGCGGCGCTCGCGCATGTGCCAGTGATCGTGCTGTCGGCCAAGGATGACCCGAAACTGAAGGCCCACAGCTTTGCCGTCGGCGCCAATGATTACGTGGTGAAACTGCCGGACCGCCTGGAATTGCTGGCACGCATACGCTACCATTCCAACGCGCACATCAGCCGCCTGCAGCGCGACCAGGCATTTCGCTTCCTGCGCGAAAGCCAAAAAAACCTGGCCGATGCGAATATTGAATTACAAAAACTCGCCGCCCTCGATGGCTTGACAGGCATCGCCAACCGCCGCCGCTTCGATGAAACCCTGCAATTCGAATGGCAGCGGGGCCAGCGCGACAAGTCGCCGCTGAGCCTGCTTTTCTGCGATATCGACCATTTTAAAAGCTATAACGATCACTTTGGCCACCTGGCGGGCGATCTGGGCCTGAAAAAAGTGGCCGCCGTGCTGACAGAACATCTGAAACGCCCGGCCGATCTGGCAGCCCGCTATGGGGGCGAGGAATTCGCCCTGATCCTGCCCGAAACGCAGGCCGCAGGGGCCTTGCTGATCGCCGAAGCGTGCCGGCGTCACCTGGAGGGTTTGCAGATCGAGAACCCGGCGACCAGCACGGGCATCGTCACCATCTCGATCGGCGTGGCCACCATCGTGCCGTCTCCGGACTCGACGGTCGAGCAACTGATCAACCGCGCCGACCAGGCCCTGTACGCGGCCAAGCGCGGCGGACGCAACAGCGTGTTGAGCGCCGATGACGTCGAAGACTGATTTTTAACTGAAGGAAAGTGAAGCATGAGCACACAACTGGACAAAGTCAGCGTCGTCAAAAAGTCGAATATCTACTTTGACGGCAAGTGCGTCTCGCACAATGTCATCCTGGCCGACGGCACGAAGAAAAGCGTGGGCGTGATTTTTCCGTCATCGCTGCGCTTCAACACGGGCGCGCCGGAAACGATGGAAATCGTCGGCGGCCTGTGCAAGGTGCGCCTGGCCGACGCGACAGAATGGAACAGCTATGCCGCGGGCACGCAATTCAGTATCCCGGGCAATAGCTATTTTGACATCGAAACAACGGAAACCGTGGATTACGTCTGCCACTTCGGTTGATTAAACAAACACAGGCTCGGGCGACAGGCGCACGCCATATTTCGCCTCGACGTCATCCTGTATCGCTTTCGCCAGCCGGGTAATGTCCGCGCCACGAGCGCCGCCATTATTCACCAGAACCAGCGCCTGCTTGGGATACACTCCCGCGGGCCCCAGGTTTTTTCCCTTCCAGCCACACTGATCGATCAGCCAGCCGGCCGCCAGTTTTTCCGTGCCATCGGGCTGAGCATGGTGGACGAGCGCGGGAAAACGTTCCAGCAAGGCCACACACTGCTCACGTGACACCACGGGGTTCTTGAAGAAGCTGCCCGCATTGCCGATCACGGCCGGGTCGGGCAATTTACGCCGGCGTATCGCCATCACCGTTTCAGCCACCTGTTGCGGCGTCGGTTCGGCAAGATTGCGCTCGGCCACGGCCTGCGCCAGTTCCGCATAACGCAAATTCGGCTGCCACTGGGCCGGCAAGGCAAACGTCACTTCCAGCACGATCAGCTCGCGCCCGTCTGCCTGCTTGAAAATGCTGTCGCGGTAAGCGAAATGGCATGCGTCGCGGTCCATGTCGAAGACGATGCCGCTGGCGCTGTGCATGACGCTCACGCTATGCAGATAATCCTTGATTTCAACGCCATACGCACCAATATTCTGGATAGGGGCCGCGCCCACCGTACCGGGGATCAGCGACAGGTTTTCCAGCCCGCCCACGCCTTGTGCCAGGGTCCACTGCACGAAGTCGTGCCAGTTTTCACCGGCGGCGGCCGTGACGAGGATGGTCTCGAAGTCCGCCTGCGCCAGGCGCATGCCGCGCGTGGCCATGTGCAGCACGACGCCGGGAAAGTCGCCCGTCAGGACAATGTTGCTGCCGCCGCCCAGTATCAAACGCGGCATGGCGGACAAGGCGGGATCTTGCAACGCGGCCTGCAATTCGGCTTGCGAAGTGATGCGTACGTAGGCGGCCGCGTTGGCCGTGATGCCGAAGGTATTCAGGCGCTGGAGGGAGTAATTGTGTTCGATGGTGAGCTCTGCAGACAAGGGATAGCGATTATTTTGCTCGATTATAGAGTGAAACCGACAAAAAACCAGCGCAAGACAAGGGCAGGCCGTCCGTTGTCCGTTAAAATGTCGCATCTTTAACGAGGCTGTGCCATTTTGCAAAGAATGCGCGCGCCCGGCGCGCTACGAGCGCGTTCGCTCTAACACGAAAGGAACAGACCATGCCGTCATTTGATGTAGTCTCCGAAGCTGATATGATCGAAGTCAAGAATGCCGTCGAGCAATCCAACAAGGAAATCACGACGCGCTTCGACTTCAAGGGCAGCGACGCCCGCGTCGAACACAAGGAAAACGAATTGACCGCGTTTGCGGATTCGGAATTCCAGCTCAGCCAGGTGCGCGACGTACTGACGAACAAATTAACCAAGCGCAAGGTCGATGTACGCTTCCTCGACGAAGGTGACATCAAGAAAATCGGCGGCGACAAGGTCAAGCAGATCATCAAGATCAAGAATGGCATCGAGTCGGATGATGCCAAGAAAATCGTGCGTGTCATCAAGGACAGCAAGATGAAGGTACAAGCGAGCATCCAGGGCGAAGCCGTGCGCGTCACGGGCGCCAAGCGCGATGACCTGCAGGCGGCCATGACCATGCTGCGCAAGGACGTGCCCGACATGCCGCTGGAATTTAACAATTTCCGCGATTAATTTCGATGAAGCGCGCGATCCGGCACGCGCTTGCACCGGCATGGTGGCAAGCTGCCCGGAGAGCCTGCCTGCCCGCTTGGGGTAGAATTGAAGCTGCGCACAGCTACATGCGCCCGCGCGCCTGACCGGCGGCGGGCTTGACCGTACATCTGGCTCAGTGATAACCACGGTAGTCTAAGGATAGCAATGAAACGTGTTGATGATTTCCGCCTGCGATTTGGCAAAAAAGAATATGTGCCCATCATGATAGGCGGAATGGGTGTGGATATTTCCACGTCGGAGCTGGCCCTGGAAGCGGCCCGGCTGAACGGTATCGGCCATATCTCCGATGCCATGGTGGAAGATGTGTCGGATCGTCGTTTCGACACCACCTTCGTCAAAGACAAGACGAAACTGTACAAATTCAACATCAACAACAGCGACAAGGCCGTGGTGCAGTTCGACCTGGGCCGTCTGGCGGAAGCGCAGCGTCTGCATATCGGCCGCACCATGGAAGCGAAAAAGGGCGATGGCCTGATCTTCGTCAACTGCATGGAAAAGCTGACCATGAATGGCCCCCGCGAGACTTTGCGCGTGCGCCTGAATGCGGCGCTGGACGCGGGCATCGACGGCATCACCCTGTCGGCCGGCCTGCACTTCGGCTCGTTTGCACTGATCGCCGACCATCCGCGTTTCCGCGATGCCAAGCTGGGCATCATCGTCTCGTCCGTGCGCGCCTTGCAGATTTTCCTGCGCAAGAACGCCAAGCTGGACCGCCTGCCCGACTTCATCATCGTCGAAGGCCCGCTGGCCGGCGGCCACCTGGGTTTCGGCATGG of Janthinobacterium sp. PAMC25594 contains these proteins:
- the murB gene encoding UDP-N-acetylmuramate dehydrogenase encodes the protein MSAELTIEHNYSLQRLNTFGITANAAAYVRITSQAELQAALQDPALSAMPRLILGGGSNIVLTGDFPGVVLHMATRGMRLAQADFETILVTAAAGENWHDFVQWTLAQGVGGLENLSLIPGTVGAAPIQNIGAYGVEIKDYLHSVSVMHSASGIVFDMDRDACHFAYRDSIFKQADGRELIVLEVTFALPAQWQPNLRYAELAQAVAERNLAEPTPQQVAETVMAIRRRKLPDPAVIGNAGSFFKNPVVSREQCVALLERFPALVHHAQPDGTEKLAAGWLIDQCGWKGKNLGPAGVYPKQALVLVNNGGARGADITRLAKAIQDDVEAKYGVRLSPEPVFV
- a CDS encoding YajQ family cyclic di-GMP-binding protein, which encodes MPSFDVVSEADMIEVKNAVEQSNKEITTRFDFKGSDARVEHKENELTAFADSEFQLSQVRDVLTNKLTKRKVDVRFLDEGDIKKIGGDKVKQIIKIKNGIESDDAKKIVRVIKDSKMKVQASIQGEAVRVTGAKRDDLQAAMTMLRKDVPDMPLEFNNFRD